A stretch of the Streptomyces ortus genome encodes the following:
- a CDS encoding NAD-dependent epimerase/dehydratase family protein, which yields MRVLLTGHQGYLGTVMAPVLSSAGHEVVGLDAGLFADCVLGPQPDDPRGHRVDLRDVTAEHVAGVDAVIHLAALSNDPLGALAPDLTYDINHHASVRLARLAREAGVRRFLYASTCSVYGAAGGGELVAEDAPLRPVTPYAESKVRVEDDLHALADDDFSPVFMRNATAFGYSPRLRADIVLNNLVGHALLSGEVLVLSDGTPWRPLVHAADIARAFTAALTAPREAVHDRAFNIGSEVNNVTVAEIAEQVAEAVAGSKVRITGENGADPRSYRVDFARFRTAIPGFDCEWTVRQGAHELADAYRKHGLTKEDFERRFTRLAVLRAASEAGSVDDTLRWRR from the coding sequence TTGCGCGTACTGCTGACCGGACACCAGGGCTACTTGGGCACCGTGATGGCTCCGGTCCTCAGCTCCGCCGGGCACGAGGTCGTCGGCCTCGACGCCGGCCTGTTCGCCGACTGCGTCCTCGGCCCGCAGCCCGACGACCCGCGGGGGCACCGGGTGGACCTGCGCGACGTCACCGCCGAGCACGTCGCCGGGGTGGACGCGGTGATCCACCTGGCCGCGCTCTCCAACGACCCGCTGGGAGCGCTGGCGCCCGACCTCACCTACGACATCAACCACCACGCCTCCGTACGACTGGCCCGGCTGGCCCGCGAAGCGGGGGTGCGGCGCTTCCTGTACGCGTCCACCTGCTCGGTCTACGGCGCGGCCGGCGGCGGTGAACTCGTGGCCGAGGACGCCCCGTTGCGCCCCGTGACGCCGTACGCGGAGTCCAAGGTGCGGGTCGAGGACGACCTGCACGCGCTCGCCGACGACGACTTCAGCCCCGTGTTCATGCGCAACGCGACCGCCTTCGGCTACTCGCCCCGGCTGCGCGCCGACATCGTGCTGAACAACCTGGTGGGCCACGCCCTGCTGTCCGGCGAGGTGCTGGTCCTCTCCGACGGCACGCCCTGGCGCCCGCTGGTGCACGCCGCCGACATCGCCCGCGCCTTCACGGCCGCGCTGACCGCACCCCGGGAGGCCGTGCACGACCGCGCGTTCAACATCGGCAGCGAGGTCAACAACGTCACCGTCGCCGAGATCGCCGAACAGGTCGCCGAGGCGGTCGCCGGCTCGAAGGTGCGGATCACCGGCGAGAACGGTGCCGACCCGCGCTCGTACCGGGTGGACTTCGCCCGCTTCCGTACCGCGATCCCCGGCTTCGACTGCGAGTGGACGGTACGGCAGGGCGCGCACGAACTCGCCGACGCCTACCGCAAACACGGGCTGACCAAGGAGGACTTCGAGCGCCGCTTCACCCGTCTCGCCGTGCTGCGCGCGGCCTCCGAGGCCGGTTCCGTCGACGACACCCTGCGGTGGCGCCGATGA
- a CDS encoding PIG-L deacetylase family protein, which produces MIGLGAGRLDRIVAVGAHCDDIALGAGGTLLTMCLARPGLRVDALVLTGGGSEREQEEQAALAAFCPGADLRLTVLKLTDGRLPAQWEEAKAAVEELRARTDPDLVLAPRTDDAHQDHRGLAQLLPTAFRDHLVLGYEIVKWDGDLGRMAAYQPLTPDTAEQKVRLLQEHYPSQRHRPWYDREAFLGLARIRGIECHARYAEAFAVHKLTLDLGPRDPGTSPLGE; this is translated from the coding sequence GTGATCGGGCTCGGGGCCGGACGCCTCGACCGGATCGTCGCGGTGGGCGCGCACTGCGACGACATCGCCCTCGGCGCGGGCGGCACCCTCCTGACGATGTGCCTCGCCCGGCCGGGCCTGCGCGTCGACGCCCTGGTGCTCACCGGCGGCGGCAGCGAGCGCGAGCAGGAGGAGCAGGCCGCGCTCGCCGCCTTCTGCCCGGGCGCCGACCTGCGGCTGACCGTGCTCAAACTGACCGACGGCCGGCTGCCCGCGCAGTGGGAGGAGGCCAAGGCCGCCGTCGAGGAACTGCGGGCGCGCACCGACCCTGACCTGGTCCTCGCCCCGCGCACCGACGACGCCCACCAGGACCACCGGGGCCTCGCGCAACTGCTGCCCACCGCGTTCCGCGACCACCTCGTACTCGGCTACGAGATCGTCAAATGGGACGGCGACCTCGGCCGGATGGCGGCGTACCAGCCGCTGACGCCCGACACCGCCGAACAGAAGGTGCGGCTGCTGCAGGAGCACTACCCCTCGCAGCGGCACCGGCCCTGGTACGACCGGGAGGCCTTCCTCGGCCTCGCACGCATCCGCGGCATCGAATGCCACGCCCGCTACGCCGAGGCGTTCGCCGTCCACAAACTCACGCTCGACCTGGGCCCTCGTGACCCGGGCACTTCACCACTGGGGGAATGA
- a CDS encoding DUF4910 domain-containing protein produces MSTPGEEMHALVERLYPLCRSITGDGVRATLEIVDEYVPLRVHEVPTGTQVLDWTVPQEWNIRDAYIADGAGNRVVDFAASSLHVLGYSVPVERTMPLSELREHLYTLPDQPTLVPYRTSYYEPKWGFCLSQETLDGLPDGDYEVRIDSTLADGHLTYAEHVVPGQVPDEVIVSCHVCHPSLANDNLAGVAVAVHLARALAETTPYYTYRFIFAPGTVGAITWLARNAERIEQVKHGLVLACAGDSGQLNYKRSRQGDAEIDRVLQHVLTTSERPHRINEFSPYGYDERQYCSPGFNLGVGSLSRTPYAGYPEYHTSGDNPDFVTPAAMEDTLAVCREALAVLDRNRSYVNLSPYGEPQLGRRGLYDSLGGRSDAKQAQMAMLWVLSLSDGDHSLLDVAERAALPFDTVAAAADALHGAGLIKA; encoded by the coding sequence ATGAGCACGCCGGGCGAGGAGATGCACGCGCTGGTGGAGCGGCTGTACCCGCTCTGCCGGAGCATCACGGGGGACGGGGTGCGCGCCACCCTGGAGATCGTCGACGAGTACGTGCCGCTGCGGGTGCACGAGGTGCCGACCGGGACGCAGGTGCTCGACTGGACGGTCCCGCAGGAGTGGAACATCCGGGACGCCTACATAGCCGACGGCGCGGGCAACCGCGTCGTGGACTTCGCCGCGTCCAGCCTGCACGTACTCGGCTACAGCGTGCCGGTGGAGCGGACCATGCCGCTGTCCGAGCTGCGCGAGCACCTGTACACCCTGCCGGACCAGCCGACCCTGGTCCCGTACCGCACGAGTTACTACGAACCGAAGTGGGGCTTCTGCCTGTCCCAGGAGACCCTGGACGGGCTGCCGGACGGCGACTACGAGGTCCGTATCGACTCGACCCTCGCCGACGGACACCTCACCTACGCCGAGCACGTCGTCCCCGGGCAGGTCCCCGACGAGGTGATCGTCTCCTGCCACGTCTGCCACCCGTCGCTGGCCAACGACAACCTGGCCGGCGTCGCGGTGGCGGTCCACCTGGCCCGGGCGCTGGCGGAGACGACGCCGTACTACACCTACCGGTTCATCTTCGCGCCCGGCACCGTCGGGGCGATCACCTGGCTGGCCCGCAACGCCGAGCGGATCGAGCAGGTCAAGCACGGCCTCGTGCTGGCCTGCGCGGGCGACTCGGGCCAGTTGAACTACAAGCGGAGCAGGCAGGGCGACGCCGAGATCGACCGTGTGCTCCAACACGTACTGACCACCTCCGAACGTCCGCACCGGATCAACGAGTTCAGCCCGTACGGCTACGACGAGCGGCAGTACTGCTCACCCGGGTTCAACCTCGGCGTGGGCTCGCTCAGCCGGACCCCGTACGCGGGCTACCCCGAGTACCACACCTCGGGGGACAACCCGGACTTCGTCACCCCGGCGGCGATGGAGGACACCCTCGCCGTCTGCCGCGAGGCGCTCGCCGTGCTCGACCGCAACCGCAGCTACGTCAACCTCAGCCCCTACGGCGAACCACAACTGGGCAGGCGAGGGCTGTACGACTCGCTCGGTGGCCGCAGCGACGCCAAACAGGCGCAGATGGCCATGCTCTGGGTGCTCAGCCTCTCCGACGGCGACCACAGTCTGCTGGACGTCGCCGAACGGGCCGCTCTGCCCTTCGACACCGTCGCCGCCGCGGCCGACGCCCTGCACGGCGCCGGGCTGATCAAGGCATGA